From a region of the Solanum stenotomum isolate F172 chromosome 2, ASM1918654v1, whole genome shotgun sequence genome:
- the LOC125855191 gene encoding proteasome subunit beta type-7-B-like, translating into MASKDVPSKGGFSFDLCRRNEMLVNKGLRSPSFLKTGTTIVGLIFQDGVILGADTRATEGPIVADKNCEKIHYMAPNIYCCGAGTAADTEAVTDMVSSQLKLHRYHTGRESRVVTALTLLKSHLFSYQGHVSAALVLGGVDVSGPHLHTIYPHGSTDTLPYATMGSGSLAAMAIFESKYREGLSKDEGIKLVAEAILSGVFNDLGSGSNVDICVITKGHTEYLRNHMSPNPRTYPQKGYSFPKKTEVLLTKSIPLREMVEVIEGGDAMEE; encoded by the exons ATGGCGTCTAAGGATGTTCCTTCGAAGGGTGGGTTTAGTTTTGATTTGTGCAGAAGGAATGAGATGCTGGTGAATAAAGGACTTCGCTCTCCTTCTTTCCTCAAGACTGGTACTACCATCGTTGGCTTAATTTTTCAG GATGGCGTCATTCTTGGAGCAGATACACGAGCCACTGAAGGACCGATTGTTGCTGATAAGAACTGTGAGAAGATTCATTACATGGCCCCCAACATATATTGCTGTGGAGCAGGAACAGCTGCTGATACTGAGGCAGTAACTG ACATGGTCAGTTCCCAACTGAAGCTTCACAGGTATCACACTGGTCGTGAATCCAGGGTTGTGACAGCTCTCACTCTTTTGAAGTCTCATCTATTCAG CTATCAGGGGCACGTCTCAGCTGCTTTGGTCCTTGGTGGGGTTGATGTCTCAGGGCCACATCTGCATACT ATTTATCCACATGGATCAACTGATACTCTTCCATATGCTACAATGGGCTCTGGTTCCCTTGCAGCTATGGCTATCTTTGAGTCAAAATACCGGGAAGGGTTAAGT AAAGATGAAGGGATAAAGCTAGTAGCGGAGGCAATATTGTCTGGGGTGTTCAATGATCTTGGTAGTGGAAGCAATGTTGATATCTGTGTGATAACAAAG GGTCACACGGAGTACTTAAGGAATCATATGTCGCCTAATCCTCGGACCTATCCACAGAAGGGTTACTCATTCCCTAAAAAGACTG AAGTTCTTCTTACAAAGAGTATACCATTGAGAGAGATGGTAGAGGTGATTGAAGGTGGAGATGCTATGGAAGAATGA
- the LOC125856886 gene encoding uncharacterized protein LOC125856886, whose amino-acid sequence MMRRQQDQQSKVLEQLSSLILNIIRSPPAPECYDDSSMSPSSSGRRMAVAGSMQQITPAGFASLLLGISFALMICGSVTFFIGFLMMPWVLALVMLFYVAGIVYSLTMIGRAIFSHFSSPSSPRKNFHYWKLF is encoded by the exons ATGATGAGAAGGCAACAGGATCAACAATCTAAGGTTTTAGAACAACTTTCTTCtttgattttaaatattatacGATCACCACCGGCGCCGGAGTGTTACGATGATTCCTCAATGTCTCCATCCTCTTCAGGGAGGAGGATGGCTGTCGCTGGGTCGATGCAGCAAATTACTCCGGCCGGATTTGCATCTCTGCTTTTGGGGATTTCCTTTGCTTTGATGATTTGTGGATCCGTCACTTTCTTTATTGGCTTTTTAATGATGCCATGGGTGCTTGCTTTGGTTATGCTCTTTTATGTTGCTGGAATTGTTTACAGTTTGACTATGATTGGACGAGctattttctctcatttttcttctcCCTCCTCACCAAGAAAAAATTTTCACT ACTGGAAACTTT